The following are encoded in a window of Impatiens glandulifera chromosome 5, dImpGla2.1, whole genome shotgun sequence genomic DNA:
- the LOC124938643 gene encoding serine/threonine-protein kinase BSK5-like — translation MGGRCSKFSGCWWQSNLKTSVLESSDLENGDKNDKNSLPSFCEFSLDELKFATNGFSPENIVSEHGEKAPNVVYKGKLENGRWIAVKRFHKSAWPDSRQFMEESKAVGNLRSERLANLIGCCYEADERLLIAEFMPNETLARHLFHWESQPMKWAMRLRVAFFLSQALEYCSSKGRTLYHDLNAYRVLFDQDGNPRLSCFGLMKNSRDGKSYSTNLAFTPPEYLRTGRVTAESVVYSFGTLVLDLLSGKHIPPSHALDLIRGKNFLMLMDSCLEGQFTNDEGTELVRLASRCLQYEARERPNTKSLVTSLTSLQKETEIPSYVLMGIITTNGSTSSSKQQEQEQDQEQPSLTPFGEACLRKDLTSIHQILDKVGYKDDQGIANELSFQLWTNQMQETLNSKKQGDTAFRSKDFVTAIDCYTQFIDGGTMVSPTVYARRCLSYLMSDMAQEALGDAMQAQVISPEWPTVFYLQAAALFSLGMETDAQESLKDATNLDAKRNKN, via the exons ATGGGTGGTCGCTGCTCCAAGTTTTCAGGATGCTGGTGGCAATCCAATCTCAAGACCTCTGTTCTTGAATCTTCGGATCTGG AAAATGGAGATAAGAATGACAAGAACTCACTTCCAAGCTTCTGTGAGTTTAGCTTGGACGAGCTCAAGTTCGCTACAAATGGGTTTTCGCCGGAGAACATTGTGTCTGAGCATGGAGAAAAAGCTCCCAATGTTGTTTACAAGGGTAAACTTGAAAATGGTCGTTGGATTGCTGTTAAGAGGTTTCATAAGTCAGCTTGGCCTGATTCTCGTCAATTCATG GAGGAATCGAAAGCTGTGGGGAATCTGAGGAGTGAAAGATTAGCAAATCTGATTGGTTGTTGTTATGAAGCAGATGAGAGATTGCTCATTGCTGAGTTTATGCCTAATGAAACTCTTGCCAGACATCTCTTTCACT gGGAATCCCAGCCAATGAAATGGGCAATGAGGTTAAGGGTTGCTTTCTTTCTGTCACAAGCTTTGGAATATTGCAGCAGTAAAGGAAGAACATTGTATCATGATTTGAATGCTTACAGAGTTTTGTTTGATCAG GATGGAAATCCCAGGCTTTCATGCTTTGGGCTGATGAAGAATAGCAGGGATGGGAAGAGTTATAGCACAAACTTGGCTTTCACCCCTCCTGAGTATTTGAGAACAG GAAGAGTGACAGCGGAAAGTGTGGTGTACAGCTTCGGAACTCTTGTATTAGATCTTTTGAGTGGAAAACATATTCCTCCAAGCCAt GCTCTTGACCTGATTAGGGGCAAGAATTTCCTAATGCTGATGGATTCTTGTTTGGAAGGTCAATTCACAAACGATGAAGGAACAGAGTTAGTACGGTTAGCCTCACGTTGTTTGCAATATGAAGCTCGTGAGAGGCCTAATACAAAGTCACTTGTTACTTCTCTTACGTCTCTCCAGAAAGAGACCGAG ATTCCATCCTATGTTTTAATGGGTATTATTACAACAAACGGATCTACATCATCCTCAAAGCAACAGGAGCAGGAGCAAGATCAGGAACAACCTTCGTTGACGCCATTTGGTGAAGCTTGCTTGAGAAAGGATCTAACTTCCATacatcaaatattagacaaagtTGGATACAAAGATGATCAAGGAATTGCTAATGAACTTTCCTTCCAGTTATGGACAAATCAAATGCAGGAAACCTTAAATTCTAAGAAACAAGGCGACACTGCTTTTCGCTCCAAGGATTTTGTAACCGCTATTGATTGTTACACCCAG TTCATAGATGGGGGAACAATGGTGTCTCCAACTGTTTACGCAAGGCGGTGTTTGTCTTACTTGATGAGTGATATGGCACAAGAAGCTCTCGGCGATGCAATGCAAGCACAGGTGATCTCTCCAGAATGGCCAACCGTGTTCTATCTTCAGGCAGCAGCACTCTTCAGCCTTGGGATGGAGACAGATGCTCAGGAATCGCTGAAAGATGCAACCAACTTAGATGCTAAAAGAAATAAGAATTGA
- the LOC124938825 gene encoding mitochondrial import inner membrane translocase subunit TIM10-like, protein MASNNTASALEKEQIFGLAEKEMEYRVELFNKLTHTCFNKCIEKKYKESELNMSENSCIDRCVSKYWQVTNLVGQLLGTNRPPV, encoded by the exons ATGGCTTCCAACAATACCGCCTCCGCCTTAGAGAAAGAACAG ATCTTTGGATTGGCAGAAAAAGAGATGGAATACAGGGTTGAGTTGTTCAACAA GCTTACACATACATGTTTCAACAAATGTATTGAGAAAAA GTACAAGGAGTCTGAGTTGAATATGAGTGAAAATAGTTGCATTGATCGCTGTGTTTCAAAGTATTGGCAG GTGACGAACCTGGTAGGACAGCTGCTCGGTACAAATCGACCCCCAGTTTGA